One genomic segment of Streptomyces sp. TLI_146 includes these proteins:
- the truA gene encoding tRNA pseudouridine(38-40) synthase TruA, which yields MSDEVEPGRVRVRLDLSYDGKDFSGWAKQPSGRRTVQGEIESALRTVTRSSETYDLTVAGRTDAGVHARGQVAHVDLPEEVWAEHREKLLRRLAGRLPHDVRIWRVGEAPSGFNARFSAIWRRYAYRVTDNPGGVDPLLRGHVLWHDWELDVEAMNAASAALLGEHDFAAYCKKREGATTIRTLQELSWVRGEDGIVTATVRADAFCHNMVRSLVGALLYVGDGHRGVEWPGKVLAAAVRDSSVHVVKPHGLTLEEVGYPADELLAARSREARNMRTLPGSAGADAGAGCC from the coding sequence GTGAGTGATGAGGTGGAGCCCGGCCGGGTCCGGGTGCGTCTTGACCTGTCGTACGACGGCAAGGACTTCTCCGGCTGGGCCAAGCAGCCCAGTGGCCGCCGGACGGTCCAGGGCGAGATCGAGAGCGCGCTGCGCACGGTGACGCGGTCGTCCGAGACCTACGACCTGACGGTCGCCGGGCGCACCGACGCGGGTGTGCACGCGCGCGGGCAGGTGGCCCATGTCGACCTGCCCGAGGAGGTGTGGGCCGAGCACCGGGAGAAGCTGCTGCGGCGGCTCGCCGGGCGGCTGCCGCACGACGTCCGTATCTGGCGGGTCGGGGAGGCTCCCAGCGGCTTCAACGCGCGCTTCTCCGCGATCTGGCGCCGGTACGCGTACCGGGTGACCGACAACCCCGGGGGCGTCGACCCGCTGCTGCGCGGCCATGTGCTGTGGCACGACTGGGAGTTGGACGTCGAGGCGATGAACGCCGCCTCGGCCGCGCTGCTCGGCGAGCACGACTTCGCGGCGTACTGCAAGAAGCGCGAGGGCGCCACCACCATCCGTACGCTCCAGGAACTGTCCTGGGTGCGCGGCGAGGACGGCATCGTCACGGCGACCGTGCGGGCGGACGCTTTCTGCCACAACATGGTCCGCTCGCTGGTGGGCGCGCTGCTGTACGTCGGTGACGGGCACCGGGGCGTGGAGTGGCCGGGCAAGGTGCTGGCGGCGGCGGTCCGGGACTCGTCGGTGCACGTGGTCAAGCCGCACGGGCTCACCCTGGAGGAAGTCGGCTACCCGGCCGACGAGTTGCTGGCGGCGCGGAGCCGGGAGGCGCGCAACATGAGGACGCTGCCGGGTTCCGCGGGGGCGGATGCCGGGGCTGGTTGCTGCTGA